In a genomic window of Hydrogenimonas thermophila:
- a CDS encoding helix-turn-helix domain-containing protein — MDKETYKALLKKANLTNKKLAELLGTHHQTVNNWTARGYPYWLESWLNNYIKAKTLDSVKDVICTDKKAGDE, encoded by the coding sequence ATGGATAAAGAGACTTATAAAGCACTACTTAAAAAAGCTAATCTTACCAATAAAAAATTGGCTGAACTGCTTGGAACTCATCATCAAACGGTTAATAATTGGACTGCAAGAGGGTATCCTTACTGGCTCGAATCTTGGCTTAACAACTACATCAAAGCTAAAACGCTTGATAGTGTTAAAGATGTTATCTGTACCGATAAAAAGGCGGGTGATGAGTAG